Within Candidatus Caldatribacterium sp., the genomic segment ACACGAAGGGGTCATTGCAAACTCGTCGTTTCGTCCCTTTCCCTGTCTTTGCGAACTCGTCGTTTCGTTTGTGAAGCAATCTCGCCTTTCCTGAAAATATGAGACTGCTTCGTCGCTTCGCTCCTCGCAGTGACCGAGAAAAGTGTCCTCGCAGCGACCGGGAAAAGAAGTCCTCGCAAAGACCGGGAAAAGATGTACCCGCAGCAACCAGGAAAAGGTGCCCTTGGAACGGCCGGGAAAAGAAGTCCTCACAACAACCGGGAAATACCCTTGCAAGAACCGGGGGGGATTTTCGCGCAACGATCGGGAAGAACATCCCCGCAACAATCGGGAAGAACATCCTCACAAGAACAAACAAGAGGGGTCACTGCGAGGTCGTAGTCTCGCTTCCGAAGCAGTCTCTCCGCAGAACCTTTGAGGTCGCTTCGCTTGCGCTCGCGACGACAGATTGGGAAAGGCGCAACGACAGATTGGGGAAGTCGCAACGACAGATTGGGGAAGTTGCGACAACGGATTAGGGGAGAGACTGCCTCGCTTGCGCTCGCAGCGACAAACCAAAAGAGCTTGTGATGACCATGGGTTCAAGCCGAAAAGAAATCACCGAAGGTGCCGCTTCACCCCTTTCGATGACCACTGGGAAGCCTTGCTTGCAATAGCTTCCTCTTTGGCTACCGTAAGGTTGTCGTCCCCAGGGAGCCTCAGGATGATTCCCGTGACCCTGAGGGCTCTGATTCCCCCCGCACGTAGAGGAAAAGACGGAGCTCGCGGTCCACTTCCTTTGGTACCCAGCCCGAAAAGGTCCAGACATACGAGACGATTCGGGTTCCTTCCTTAAGCTCCCGGAGGAGTTTTTCCTTTAAAGCCTCGTTGACGTGCTCGAAGAGGAAAAGGGTGACGACATCAGCTTCTGAAAGGTCCACGTTGAAGATGTTGCCGAAGATAACCCGCACTCGTGGCCGCAAACCCAGGAAAAGCACCCGAAGCGAGGAGAGAAGGAAAAGCCAGGGGTTGAGCT encodes:
- a CDS encoding class I SAM-dependent methyltransferase; its protein translation is GLRPGEGLYVLGCGDGRILICAAREFGARAVGIELNPWLFLLSSLRVLFLGLRPRVRVIFGNIFNVDLSEADVVTLFLFEHVNEALKEKLLRELKEGTRIVSYVWTFSGWVPKEVDRELRLFLYVRGESEPSGSRESS